aaagtttaactaTTTAATTGATAGTTCTCGCGTTCTTGAATCTCTATATTAGAAAACAGAAATTCTATAAAAGTTAATTTGACTCACGTTCCAGCAGTGATCTCGTCTTCCACCTCCACCGCACCACGCCGACTCCCAGGACACTTTTGGGACACACGAGTCTGTAACCTGACCCTCACAGTGGGAGGTGCGGCGTCACCCGATCCCCTGCTCCGGCTGGCAGcgctcacctgctcaggtgtcCCTTTGTAGGCACGGCAGGAGGGCAGCCATTAGGACAGAGAGaaggggaagagaggaagagacagaaagagggagtcAGACTTCAAAAACGGGACAAACGGCGGGTGGACGATGGCACGATGACAAAAGGCTTCGTGGAGATCGGCACGTCGGCCATAAGATGGTCAAACCCTGGAGCAGAACTCCATCTTTGAGGATTAGTATTTTCCTTTTGCTTCTTTCCATCCTTCCTGTCCTCCGCCGATGTCTTCTCCATTCGCTCCGGGGCTTCTCCTCCGTTCTTCGGCAGATCCTGCTCCCGACGCGTCATCTCCCCCAACGGTGGGTGGAGACGTCACCTTTCGTATCGTCCTGCACACTGATTGAATACTTAAGATAAGATAAAATGCTTCTGTTCTGTTGCTCTGATTCAGGAAGTGAAGTCGGAGGCCCCCGAGCAGCCGGACCCCTTCAAGATAGAGGTGGTTTCGGTGACGGAGGAAGACCTCCCCACCGTCGAGACCCCCGACACGCTCATCGTCAGCTCCCTGGGCAGCCCGACTCCCGACTCCCAATCGGGAGACCATCCTGCCAAACCCGAGGAGGAGCCCGAAGCTCCGGCGCCACCCGGCCCCACCATGCCAATCACCAAGGTGCAGCCATTCACTCACGGTGAGACCCCCAGATGTTCACCGtggattagcattagcattagcattagatTTAGCCTCTAAGCGGGTGTTTCGTCTCAACAGAGGACGGCTTGGATAAAAGCTGGAAGGGCCGACTGTTGGCCCACCGCTTCGAGATGCTCATCGCCTCCTGTCTCATCCTGGCGCTCGCTCTCGCCCTCGCCATCGGACTCGGAGGTAAGGAGTTCAACCTAAAGACGCTCGCCAGTAATCCTGCTAGCCAATGGAGCCGGTGTAGCATGGACCGCCTCCGCACATCAATGTTTGATGTGCTGCTCACCTGCCACACGACTCGTACCCCACCCGCACGGCGCAGGAAGAGGGCATGAGGTCACGGCATGAGGTCACGGCACGAGGTCACGGCGTTTCGGCCGACGGGATGGCATCGTGAACGTGGAAGTGTTGGGAAGTAACTGGTGTCAAGTGGAGCCGGTAGCGGATCACACCTGAGACTGGAAGATCGGATGATCGCCTGAACAACTGAGctcccgtgtgtgcgtgtgcgtgtgcgtgtgcgtgtgcgtgtgcgtgcgtctaCAGTGGGTCTGAGCTGTGTGGGGAAGTTTCGTTGTGGGTCGTCGTCTAAATGCATCAGAACCTCCGCTCAGTGTGACGGGGGGGTGGACTGTGAGAACGGGGAGGACGAGCTCGGCTGtggtaacacgcacacacacacacacacacacactcttctcaccttggtttccatgacaactgaGCAATCTCCATTTGTTGGAGAAGACAATGAGAGGCGGTCCAGAGTGAGGAGGTGGACGCTGAGGATTTGTTACCTGTGCGTGTCTGTCAGTGCGTCTGAGTGGGCGGAGCTCCATCCTGCAGGTCCAGAGGGGAGGAGTCTGGAGGACCGTCTGTTCAGAGGGCTGGAACAACTGGCTGGGGGCCTCCGCCTGCAGGCAGCTGGGATACTCCAGGTGCCTGCAGGGTCTCCCGGACCCCCCCTTTGATGTGGATCTGGACCGCTGGACGTAAATGTCCTTCACGTCTCAGCTCACTCTGCATGTCACCGTCCGTCCCCCAGGTACGTGGAGTccttcttcgtcttcctcacctccatcgAGCAGGACCTCCAGCACCACCTGGTGTCCATGAAcctgagccaatcacagatcATTAAGCTCCAGAACGCCACCGCCTTCAGGTAGCAACGTCTACAGAGgcttagccaatcagagcgtgTCGTGGCAGGGACCGGGTCGggtcagtgcccccccccacccccccgtggTAACGTTTATCTCACCTGTCTGCAGCAAAGCCGAGTGCAGCTCGGGGAAGGTGACCACTCTGAAGTGTCTGGGTGAGGAAGATGAGTCACGTGACTCATGCACGCTGCTTTGCGTGacattacctgtgtgtgtgtgtgtgtgtgtgtgtgtgcgtgctgtttTGGATCTATGACCTTGAAAGTCCACGAAAGTCTCACGAGTTAATCCGGAGAGACGCCGCTGCTTTTAACGGAAATAAAGTCCAATAAAAGCGTCAGGCTGTTGGTTCTGATTGGCCCGTCTCACCTCTGACCCGTCTCACCTCTGACCCCAGACTGCGGCTCCAGGCCTCAGTTCCACGCTCGCATCGTGGGGGGGAACGTCTCCACGCCGGGTCAGTTCCCCTGGCAGGTCAGCCTCCACTTTGGCAGCGAGCACCTGTGCGGGGGCTCCATCGTCACGTCCCGCTGGATCCTCACCGCCGCACACTGCGTGTTCGGGTGAGTCGCCCGTTGCCCATGGCAACACCATCCCGATCCGGTGTCGGGTGGAAGCGTCCGCCGCGTTCTGCAGTTaaagctggaggagcaggaatcGGATTACTCTCCGGCAGACACGcccctccctgggggggggggcaccggccGTCAGGACTGTCTCTGCTGACAGGTTTGCGGACCCCTCCATGTGGCTGGTCCACGTGGGGCTGACGGACCAGCCGGTGAACGCGGCCCGGGCCCTGGAGGTGGAGCGGATCGTGCATCACGCCCGGTACCGGCCCAAAGGCCTGGACTACGACGTCGCCCTGATGAAACTGGCCCGGCCGCTGGTGTTCAACGGTAAacgcttcttcctcctcctcctcctcctcaccgggtccggtccggtccggcccAGAACAAACACCCTGACCGTTGAACGTCCGGCCCGCAGGCTTGGTGGAGCCCATCTGCCTGCCGAACCACGGCGAGCAGTTCGAGGAGGGAACCCGGTGCTGGATCTCCGGCTGGGGCGCGACCGAGGACGAAGGTGAGTGGGCGGTTGGCGTCCCCGGTTCTGTCCGCTGCGACTCACCTCGGGTGCTTCCAGGAGAGACCAGCGTGGTTCTGCGCTCCGCCATGGTGCCGCTCATCTCCACCAGAACCTGCAACCAGCCGGAGGTCTACAACGGCTTCATCTCCCCCTGGATGGTCTGTGCGGGACACCTGGAGGGCGGGACCGACTCCTGCCAGGTGCAGATCACCCGGTGCCGACGCACTTCCTGTTGTTGCCATGCGCtcgtctccatggtaacagggGGACTCCAGGCGCATTTATCTCTGGACTTTAACTAATTCCAGGTTTTCTTTA
This region of Brachionichthys hirsutus isolate HB-005 chromosome 12, CSIRO-AGI_Bhir_v1, whole genome shotgun sequence genomic DNA includes:
- the tmprss3a gene encoding transmembrane protease serine 3 — encoded protein: MTKGFVEIDPAPDASSPPTEVKSEAPEQPDPFKIEVVSVTEEDLPTVETPDTLIVSSLGSPTPDSQSGDHPAKPEEEPEAPAPPGPTMPITKVQPFTHEDGLDKSWKGRLLAHRFEMLIASCLILALALALAIGLGVGLSCVGKFRCGSSSKCIRTSAQCDGGVDCENGEDELGCVRLSGRSSILQVQRGGVWRTVCSEGWNNWLGASACRQLGYSRYVESFFVFLTSIEQDLQHHLVSMNLSQSQIIKLQNATAFSKAECSSGKVTTLKCLDCGSRPQFHARIVGGNVSTPGQFPWQVSLHFGSEHLCGGSIVTSRWILTAAHCVFGFADPSMWLVHVGLTDQPVNAARALEVERIVHHARYRPKGLDYDVALMKLARPLVFNGLVEPICLPNHGEQFEEGTRCWISGWGATEDEGETSVVLRSAMVPLISTRTCNQPEVYNGFISPWMVCAGHLEGGTDSCQGDSGGPLACQDSSLWKLVGATSWGIGCAVRNKPGVYTRVTQSLSWVRQQMEREEARNSSALSTDN